The window ATGCAACTGATAAGGTAGATGAGATAAGCTAAAACACCGAATTTGTTTAATGAGAGAAGGAATTGTTCTAGTATCTTCTTACCAAGCTGGTAGCTGGTCGACATTTTTGGTATAGGCAGCAATTTCAGACGCTTTTCCCTTACAatgcgtttattttattttacgttattCGTCGTGTCTCCTTTTGGCGCGAGTTTCTACGCATACCCTCTTGGTTTTCACAAAGTTTCTATTGTAGTTGTTACTTGTTGGACAtaggtaatttaaaaatgtttttaaagttttactttaccattctttaataattacttacGCTTTCTTATCCAGATAGGACAGTGGGTAACAAGCAATTACCTATCATTcttacatattatgtaggtGTTAAATGCacattttagaaaatgaaaAGAGTTTTGATGAATTAATTCGTCGAGAACTTTATTTGCGATTTGTCATTGAACTAAGTAGAGCGTTTCAGTGAGCTCTACGATAATAGTGCTTCAATAACTGCTCATCACACACTAAAAATTATAGCCTAGGACTAGGATAAACGTATAACTTATTAGTAATATTACTACACGATAACTTGTAAGATTTTATACACAATACAGACATTACAAgcttaacaattaaaatataggtaaagttCAGTcatctttaatatttacaaaccaTTGAGAGGTCTAAGAATGGTTTCAACAATGTTTGTACCCTGCTTATacgttcaaatattttatacattaatcaATATGAATCATAATTTAAGTCTTAAATTGTAGTTATGTACTTTAATTTTTGGCATATGGCACACAGATTAGGTAATCCATTAAATACACAACAcacattaaatatcaaaaaagttttatacagCTTAACGTTCGTGcacaatttttaaaatctttattatggAAATATCACACATGGGTAGGTATTTGAGTATTGActcgatattattataattacatttcgCGTTGTACTATGTCAAATGCATATTCCATCATAATCTAACATTGATAGTGGGAGATGATACTGTCCTGAGAGCGGAATGTGCAGGTGAGAGCCATCGCCGCGGCGACGGCGGAGGGCGAGGAGCGCGGCACGTACTGCGAGGCCGGCACTAACGGTGGCTGTCAGGTGTACTCCTCGTCGTCGTCCTCCTCGCTCGAGTCTGAAGCCGTCTCTGTGTCCATATCCTCTGGCGTAGGTAACGAGAGTTTCAAGTAATCAACCGGCAATTGCTCTTTTGGAATTAAATATCCAGTCGAATCCTGTGGCGGTGGGGGTGGTCGCGGCAAGCGAATCTGTAAAGCTTTACCGTCTCCTGTTGCTGCTAGTTCTAATTTTCTACAAATTTCGTCGAACCCTATCCTGTCTTCAGGCTCAGGTTTCCAGCAAGCACGCATTAATTCAAATGCAAATCTTGGACAGTCTCCGGGTGGGACTAGCAAAGTACCTCGTAGAATTAACTTCGTAGCGCTGTCGTTGTTATGTCCATAAAACGGTTGCTTTCCTCTGCTGTAAATCTCCCACAATACGACTCCGTAGGACCAAACATCTGATTCATGGGTAAATCTAGCAAACAAAATGCTTTCTGGGGACATCCATCGAACTGGCATAGGCCGTTCACCAGCCATTTTATAATAATCGCATGTGTAAACGTCTCGAGACATACCGAAGTCGGCAATCTTAACTGTAAGATTAGCACCGACCAGACAGTTCCTGGCTGCGAGATCTCGATGGACAAATCTTCGAGAAGCGAGGTACTGCATTCCACGGGCAATTTGTAGAGCTACGTGTAAAAGCGCAGCTTCATCCAAGGGCGGTCCTGGTCTTCCGCCACCTCGAGAACCTCTTAACACGCCAGCCAAATCTCCCCATTCCATGTATTCAAACACCATCCATGGACTCGCATTAATGTCATCTGAAAAACAGTATTTAAGATTAAAAATGAACAATACAGAGCAATTCTCAAGTTTATTTATGCACACATACCTCTGTAAGCTACTCCAACAAGAGCCAGAATATTTGGATGTCGAAAGGCAGACATAATGGAGACCTCTCTTACGAAGTCTTCGGTGGCACTACGACCTGCGCTTTCTTTCAGAACTTTTATCGCCACTACTTGTTCTTCTGCTGTGGTACGATACAGCCCTAGAAAatatgatatatatttattattgaactcgaatatatattttaaaaaattgggaaatctttatatatataattcttcagtaagtgtgtatgtcactgaacttctcttaaacgactggaccgattttgataaatttttttgtgtgtgttgaaggggatctgagaatggtttagattcacaattttgtccgctggacaatgtttttttgacgtgtagacaggacaacgtctgtcgggtccgctagttataaTCTAAAATTTTTCATTACCTTTATGAACTTTTCCAAAGCACCCTTCGCCGACTTCTTCAAGAAAAGTGAGTGCGTTGCGGTCTAAGAGTCGCACCTGTGATTTGTTAGTATCGTCAGAATCGTTAGCTCCAGGAGTGCCTGAGCCTGGCACGGGGAGAGCGTTACTGGCTCCATACACACCGTACTGAGGGTTTGTTATGTATCGTTCAGCTAGCAGTGGTTCTCCAGGGCGCACACgctgtaacaaaatataagttCTAAGATCACCACGCCTCACATGCACTACCATAGGtactacaaatttatttttatcatacgttactatgaatataaatataaggaataaaatataggtaagttTTCAAAACTACTCGCAGCCTTTCTTAGTGAGACTAATAAATGAATAGAAGAGGTTACTCGGTCGCCGATTAAATTTGACTTGAATCAACTCGTTACTTTTCATGGGTGCAGTAAATAGTGATTGAATTCTATTAAGTGAATGGTCAGCGGCACTTTGctaatcatttatttactacttagcAACATTTAAATGCGATCATAAATCTTACTGTGATTATAGGTGAAGTCTACTTATCAGCTACTTAAGTGTAATTATGTGTTTGACCGGGttatttctttgtaaatacTTACTGGCTGTGGTTTTCCGTCGACTTGACAAGTTCGCTTTCTAAGGAATAAAGCTACTAAGGAGACGAATACAATGAGTACAACTGCTCCCGAGACTGAGGCTGCTATCAATGTGCTCATGCTGGCAGTCATTGCAGAGTCCATCATGGCTCCTTTTGTCGACGTGGATTCGGCGATTATATCTCCTCTTTCACTCGTTAAAGATTTcgatatctaaaaaaaatagttaattagaAGTACCACCCAAAAGTCGTTCTTTATACACAGTTAAAAATATGAAGGGAGGATAGGAAGGTCTTTCTTTAGAAGTAAGTTGCTAAACTTGATATCTATTTCGTGTTAACTCTATAGTAGTAAATAGTTACATACTGTCGCGGTTTcctactattgttttatttctgtttattgtTAGCTCTAAAAATTGTGGTAGCTTAGTTAGTAAAGATATTATACGTGTACCTACTACTAATTTACTTCTACTTAGTTACAGTCTCGTAAATTCGTTGTAGTAGTATTAGATAAATCGATAAACAAAGTTCAGAGGTAAGTAtgttatcttaaaaaaacacGTACAATAACTTTGTCACAAAATAATCTATGgagaaaatacataaaacacgTAACAACAATGCTCTCACAATTTGGGTGACATCGACTAACGTTATCTCGTCTGACCTATCATGAATATTTATCAGCTATGGAAAAACACTGATTTTATTTTCCATCCCATGTAATTCGGGCTTGCGAAATCAATACTTTCATTGATAAGTTGTATGTTCGCCAATATTTTTCACGGCTCTACTAGACTTTTTGATAACTGATTCCaataagttgtatttaaaactataaaactctTACCCTTAatttctgaggtacagttagcggtagtttatctgttcaatagcgttcaaattcatataaaaaaatgctattgaatagataaactaccgctaaaggtACTTCGTAACCGGGGGTTAACCTTTTTTCATACTTAACTGGGAATATCGAGTGTAAAGTCAAGTAGAGTTTGTATTCGCAAACCGCTAGCCTATACATCAACATCAGCATTatcttaagtaaatatttttaatcgtaAATGCAATCTGTGTCGCGTAGACAGCGTGATAAGCCTATAAAAGGGGTTTTAATGAAGATGGATGTTCTCACTTGCGCTGTGGGCGGCGACGGCGGATATCTGGAGTCGGCCGATACGTTGGACGACGTGCGCGGTGGAATCACGTTGTATATGGGCTTCAGAGTCACGGGAACTGCAAAATACAggcatttaatattaatatataaaaaatatttaagtttattgagtaggtctgagaatcggccaacgtctatttttcatactcctaagtgacactattttttttttgacaacaaCGTTtaccgggtcagctagtatataaaatatttattccagCATTTGGTTACAACTGTGCTTGCAGATTCCTTTTTAGCAAACATATGCCTGTGTTAAGATAAACCACTCTTCgatagcaaaaaaaatataaaattaacaaatgtgtgaatagtaacaaaaaaaacttgctttaaatctacatatttaaaacgttttattagtAGTTCAGCAAGATGAAAAACGTTGAGAAAATTGATGTTAAACTAGCATAGTTTGcgattaatataatttaactttgaagTCGCTAAAACTTGTGAAGTTCAAGCCAATAATCGTTTATTGTAAATTACTGAGGGCATTTCAAGAACTCCCAATTCAgacaacataataatttaccaTTACGAAATCCATCACCCGAAACGTAAGGCTAAAGGTCAATAAACTCGgcgtaacaaataataacaatcaaTCGAGCTTTATTCATGGGTTATTAATAAACGTATTGGATGATTACCTGTGCTTCTGGGGCATTTGAAGTCTTCAGTGACTGGCAGGCCATTGGAAGTGCACCGACAGAAGTGTACTGTACTGTTGTATGGCATGCATGCCGCTTCTTTACCGCACGATTGCGCTTTGCAACTGCCTTGGAAGTATTTcgctgaaataattaattatttataggtcATAtggtaaaaataagttttagaaATCGATATACAACATGTATTTCGacaacataacataacattattagACATTTTATGCTTAATGTAGGACCAAATTGTAAAGGAACCAATGAAACTATTATGACGAGATGAAAATTTAAAGATATCtggttttttgttataaaattacgCTGTATGATCAATATGAATCAGAAACTAAAAgtgcaatttaaaattaaaactaaacactATTGTATGAGTTAAAGTTACTCTAATAGCTATTATTTTCCGTGACGTtaacaaataatagttttatgagGAATAACAAAAGATTTAATCAATCTACTGTAGGTACAATGTTTGTCAGTCATATGGATTCTACATTCTACGTACAAGGCTTTGCAATTTAAATAGCAATCGATTTCCCTACAGGTTTTCTCTCTTGTTTGTCAGGAAAACGGATAAATCTAAATACTTAGCAGGTGCTTTATGTTGAAACGGAGGTAAATAAGCTTTTGTTAATGGCAATAGATTACTTGACACTGATTacttgatactatttaatattaagtaagtgAAGGATAGACACTAGGCAGGTATCAATTTGTGCTAGTGTGTAGGTAAAGCAACAAACCAgtgaataataaaagaactaaGTTATGCTTTTATCGGACAAATGCTTTTAAACACGCTTTTTGTGTGATTATAATATTCGTTGCTAAGAAATTTCAATTGgcaataacataacattttactaAGTATGAAGCTTAATGACACTAGTAAGTATTTATGCGTCTATTGATAGCCATTCGGTTTTTAAAGAATTGTTACCCAGAAAATGTTCGATCGGATATTGTATTTACGCTCTTTATTTTTTCACCCAGCCCTAAAGCAAAACATACAACTTACTTGGAGGTGGTTCCTGTGGCTTTTCCGGCCTGGCTTCCTCCCGGGCCACCCGTAATTTCAACTTTTCGACATGGTCACGGAACCGCTGTAACAACaagaaaatgataaaaacaaatttattagaAGGTATTTTTTGATTTGGTGGTAATAAATGCATTTTCACTCGTATTAGTTCCGATATAAAAATGAGATTCTGGTGAACTGGAGCCATTTAGACGAGCAAGTTAAattaaactgaaaaatatagtaatactAGCAATGTCAATGCTATTCTAGAATAACGGTCACAAACATCGGATTCCTAGATTTCTTGTGTCGCGCTGCACATGTCAAACAGCtcattattaaacaattaacgTGAATTACAATGTGTTTTCTCGTTTAATTAGCTAACGTGCAGAATGAATAACGCCACTAATTACCATCGGGATGTATTCTACTCCTTCGCCATGGTAATCGACCCACGATCTCGTTATATCTAGCGATCGATCGGCATGCTCGCTCATACTCCACATATACCTAGTTACGAGTGTTCGAGATTTACGGGCGAATGAGCGTATTACAGGCTTATAGGCTCttgtaaaataagaataaaacgaTTGTACTGTGTTATATATCTGTGGAACATTGGAGATGCGCTACAAGGAGTTATTTTGGCCACCTTATCGTGGAGAGTGGCCGCACTCCGGCGTGCCCTGAGGTTGCGATAAATCAATAACATCGTGTACTAAAGTGAATTATcgatatttacatgttatgccTATTTGTTATAGTTACTAACGAAGTTAACTATCGTACTGTGCAATTACCTCTAGGCCAAGCGGTCTGTCTAGTATAGTGATTACGTATCAAAGATAATCGTAATCGGTGGTATTTGACATTTCGTTCAGTATTCTAAAAACGCTTCAGGGGCTAACGAATAAATTGAGGTCGCTGCAGTGAACAATATTATATGTTACCGTACATAAAATGGTGAACAAAGTTTACTACAGCTACCTatcattattagttttaaatttatgtttgcATATTTTGtgcctataaataaaacatgtcaataaaaacttaattgaaaCTAAGTATTTCTAAGAAGCTCTCAAACTTTGTGATGGACAATATCTGTAAAAAAGTGTTCTTATAACtttattggttttttatttgtctAGCCGAACGAACATATTATTCAGacagaatataataacaaattggTGAAGCTATTGTTGTCTTAcaacttaatttaaatgttcTTATTGAAAATACTCTACCTACTTggtgtaaagttttttttttaacttgaatGGAGGTCATAGTTGACAAAGACGTCATAACATCtaactttaataattttgtatttaatgataattttaatatttatgtattacctCGAAATCATGTTTTAGATTCGAGATTATTCGGTCACAAAATTATCTATTCTCGTTTTCAAACGTATAGCCAATAATAAGTATTGAGCGGACATCTATTGATGGATTCACGTGTCAATGAGTGTTACAGGCTAATACAAACAGTCACGATTGAAAATCAAATCGTGTTTGTTCAAAATTTGATTCAGACATCGTTCATATCTATGGACAACGGGTATGGCACTGGTAATAGGTCAATGCAGTTTAATTTTCTTAGGAGCGAAACCTTGTTTGTGAATCTTAGACGTaggttatttataaaagttgcAAAATAAATCAGATCGGATGTATGTATATGAGCCCccttaaatattcattttattgggTTTTTAGTTTTTGTGGTTATAGTGGCAACAGACATGCAAAACTGTCAACTATTTAACTATGATAGTTCTTAAGATACAGCGCGGTAACAGATGGACAACGAAGTCTTTGTAATATGGGTCTCATATCACGCTATGGGTAAAAAAAGCCTGAAAAGGAAATTATAAAGACAACACATTGACCTTTCCTTTATACGATTGGCCACCGGTTTCCACGAGGCAAGGGTATGCAATATGCATAGTTTCGGAATTCGCAGAAAAAGCAATTTCAAAGTTGACAACTTCACTGTGATTCTATGTATCTGTCTAATCAAAATGGTCAGTCGAATTGACGTAGGCTGCCTTAACATTGTAATCAGCTATATTACTTCTGTTCTAATTATGGTCTTTTCCCCTTTTAAAgacgtgattttacgtatgcATGTATGAATTTGTATACACTTTGTGCATTTAGTTTGAAAAGATAATTAGGACTAAGCTACAGATTGAAccattttttatagaataatcGTAAATCTTCTGCATAATATGATGACAATGAttcattatacatttttgtgCTCAAGCGCggacaaattatataaaactttggACCATTTTTCACGTTCACGCCTATAacattaatacaaattaatgatgagacatttgtaatattacacATATAAACCAATATTACAATGTCCGTTCCTTGTGTATTGCGGTCATTGCACAATCGCTGGACACTCATTCATCTATCTAACGAGCCGTTCTATTGTTGTTTTGTAACCTGAGGCCTATTGCATCTACGTTCAGATAATATTTGCGATCTTTTATAGCTCCATCACGCGTGCATTGTCCATTTAACGCATTCCTTTAATATAAAACCGTTAATGTATTGGCAAATGCAGCCAAAAGTCGTGTTTCGCACAATCGGTGTTGACTTGTAgtaataaatacgtaattttacTGCTCTATTGGCTAGTTGTTAAAGGTAATTTAGTAGTCAATAGAGTGTGATGTAATaacttatatataatatttatttatacgatcgattaatctatactatctatactattatactatataatactatattaatataataaagctgaagagtttgtttgtttgtttgattgtttgtttgtttgtttgtttgaacgcgctaatctcaggaactactggtccgatttgaaaaattctttcagtgttagatagcccatttatcgaggaaggctataggctatataacatcacgctacggtcattaggagcggagtagcaacgaaaaatgttacaaaaacggggaaaattttgacccattctcttaggtgacgcaagcgaagttgcgcgggtcagctagtgtgaaATAAAGACTCTGGTACAAACCTTTTTTATGACGGGCTTTTttcttaacaataaattgttagtGAAATGCATTTCATGGCATTTTGGTTACACAGTCGTACATTTGATTCACATCAACATGTCTTAATTACGATCATTTCTTCCACCTACATCAAATGCATCAAATAAATGCAGTGCATTAAAAATCTAACTAcacaattaaaagttttaaccCAAATAACTTGCGGCTTCAAATCCCAACGACCAGAATGATTGCCTCACAAAGTTTCCAGAGTTCGTGAGAGTATTCGAGCTTCTATTATTTCCGTCTTTAGAATGTTTTGACAAAGACGACTCACGAGGTGACTACACTATTTATCTTGTTATTTGTAGCCGGACAAGGTGTTAACTCTAATAATTTGTTCCATTCAAGGAATTGGGTGTCCCTAGAGGTTTTTCTGACACATTtccaataaaaatctaattgaatGTTAACTTATACATCGTTATTTCTTGCGGAGATTGAATTTATTCATTGGAATAAGCAATATGGTATTAGTTGCCATTATATGACACATAAGAATGTAACTTAATACGGCTTTGGCTGGGTATGACCGCAAGCTTTCAATAAACGGGAGAAATGTGACTATACTTTACAATTTGCGCTTCAGGTTCATATGACCACTCCTTATTCACATATGCAATTGCTGCGTTTAACCGCAAACAGTACCcattcaaaaacattttgtatggaaTAAAAGATCTCTAGTGTAAAGGCTCGCGATCTGGCTGGTCATTAATGCCAATGAGACAGAGATTTCAATTCAGAAATGTTATaagataaaatgtaatttattgtgCTGTGTAGATATCCGCATGGTTGCAGTCACTTTCTCGCACGCCCTTAACAATAATATTCATTACCGTTCAATGTGATCAAGAGTTGTTGACCAAATGATCCGCAGAAGTTCCGCTCTACTTTTACTGAATGTATCACACATGTTCGATGCATTGAAAACTCCAAccaatattatacttaaatgcGAAAGCTTGTACCttctgaatggattttgattaaatttggcACAGATGAAGTTTATTGTATGCTTATTTCTTcttagtttattattacaatcaaaatacttagtacatatatttttctctctgtatgtttttttttaatacttttttatttaggaAGTAAAAAAGAACAATTGGAATTAGttagtacttaaatataaatgctGCCCgcctaattaaaacaaagctatAAATGATCACATAAGACAGAGGTGAAAACAAACTTAAACTTCTGCCCGAAGCGTTATAGCAATGACTAGTTTGTTAGTGGTCGAAGCACCCACGTGACAGTATCGTTGATAGATTACGGTATAAATAACACACGACACGATACATGAAATCTTCTCACATCTaaacaatacaacaaattaCCATTTACCATCACTATtgttaacacgttacgtcactCACACCCACGTATATCATGTAGGCGATGCAACAAAAATCGACTATTGTTTTCGCcggaaatgatttattttttaaataaattgcggTGAAAATTTGTTTAGCCGTAGGTTGAAAGGTTTGGTTATAGTTTGTTTAGACAACAATAAGgttaatttgattgttttattcaaataaataaattattagtgtATGTAGGTTGAACTGAATTGAAACAATGTAGAGCTAATACGAAATATCCTCGTAAAGTCTTACTTGtaggatattattttagtaaatcaACAATCACAGTGAAAGCTCAATGTTTGGTAAGAAAACTTATTACTTAACATAACATTCGTTCGAATTGATGAAGTTTCTACTCGTACACAATCCAAGATTTTCTTAATTATCTAAGTTACTTTAGagattgttaattttattttaagtatgcATATGTcagttctgtatgacaagacgAAAATATGTTACTTAATGAAGCAGGGAATGTTTGTAGGGATCGTTGCAAAtagcgttctttagtctctgcctacgcATGTGGGAAAATTAAAGGCTTTTTTGTATGCACCTCTCTTTGAAACAAATTAATGAGGTGTTAAAATTTAAGATAAAAGTACACAACGTGTTTACACCATCATATTAGACTACGTAGATACTACTAGATACATACCCGGTACTGTACTTAACAATAGAGAAACTTTGCAtcatgtatttccaaaatagaCATGCAAAAGCAATATAATCGATAGAATAGTGCCGTTGCAACAATGTTTAATGTTCCCGTAAATATCAGAAATGATTGCAGTTCAATAATATGGATATTAGAACTATTGTCCTATAAACTTGTCGAcaaattgttattgattttgtaagtttgtttataACGATTGTCTAGACGTTATTAGGTCGTTTGTACGCTGAAACGTAAGCTTGGGTTTTAGCGAATATAATATTCTCTATCCTGTGACTCTGGCTGTGACACCTGAGACTTCGCGTTAGCCTGTATCGTCGGgagatactatcgagtatcgagagtttgatatttaaaatgtactgccaaaatagttcctacgacgcccactGGAGGCGCTCACCAGAtttgcataccaaatttctcgatagctagttggttgtagataattatattagacAGCGGTAGACAATCTCGctatacattatacattattttcacaTGATCCTCAGACGAAGCTTAAATTTATAAAGACGATACAAACCCCGAGCGCAAACGCAGAAAACTAGTGTAAGATAAacttatatgtacatatataactAGCGTAGAAATTTCGGAAATGTTTGCTAACCTTGCCCAGACTCATAAGTATTCAAAGCTTAATCCTATTACACACTCACTATTTGTTATAGACAATTACACAGTAATTAGTGTGAATAAAGCTAAAATCGATAATGATGTTGCCTCGTAATAGGATATTTTGTGCGTCGTTACCCCTGGAGCGGTTGCCAACAGCTTGATGGGGCTG of the Anticarsia gemmatalis isolate Benzon Research Colony breed Stoneville strain chromosome 3, ilAntGemm2 primary, whole genome shotgun sequence genome contains:
- the LOC142987297 gene encoding tyrosine-protein kinase transmembrane receptor Ror-like, which translates into the protein MTETKAKKRNHRQTSEKPKGKRGRFRDHVEKLKLRVAREEARPEKPQEPPPTKYFQGSCKAQSCGKEAACMPYNSTVHFCRCTSNGLPVTEDFKCPRSTVPVTLKPIYNVIPPRTSSNVSADSRYPPSPPTAQISKSLTSERGDIIAESTSTKGAMMDSAMTASMSTLIAASVSGAVVLIVFVSLVALFLRKRTCQVDGKPQPRVRPGEPLLAERYITNPQYGVYGASNALPVPGSGTPGANDSDDTNKSQVRLLDRNALTFLEEVGEGCFGKVHKGLYRTTAEEQVVAIKVLKESAGRSATEDFVREVSIMSAFRHPNILALVGVAYRDDINASPWMVFEYMEWGDLAGVLRGSRGGGRPGPPLDEAALLHVALQIARGMQYLASRRFVHRDLAARNCLVGANLTVKIADFGMSRDVYTCDYYKMAGERPMPVRWMSPESILFARFTHESDVWSYGVVLWEIYSRGKQPFYGHNNDSATKLILRGTLLVPPGDCPRFAFELMRACWKPEPEDRIGFDEICRKLELAATGDGKALQIRLPRPPPPPQDSTGYLIPKEQLPVDYLKLSLPTPEDMDTETASDSSEEDDDEEYT